A genomic window from Glycine max cultivar Williams 82 chromosome 17, Glycine_max_v4.0, whole genome shotgun sequence includes:
- the LOC100820135 gene encoding protein CHUP1, chloroplastic isoform X1 has translation MKQKTPSSPTTARNASKMQGDKSLQSPPPPPPPRLRASSKAPKSPPEIVNRESISSTRAKSVPPDLKNVSRAKRGVVVNKPKLNEEAKVVVVARPRRRVGDFDLQKNEDDDPDGKKKKELQEKLEVSENLIKSLQSEVLALREELDRVKSLNVELESRNTKLTQNLAAAEAKISTVDIGNNGKKGPIGEHQSPKFKDIQKLIAEKLERSRVKKEGTPEIIFAKASISAPTPSYAIPETTSIGRKSPPNTCLQPPPPVTSVGRKSPSNTCLQPPPPPPIPTRPLARLANSQKSPAIVELFHSLKNKDWKIDSKGSVNHQRPVVISAHSSIVGEIQNRSAHLLAIRADIETKGEFINDLIRKVVDAAFTDIEEVLKFVDWLDVKLSSLADERAVLKPFKWPEKKADAMREAAVEYHELKMLEQEISSYKDDPDIPCGAALKKMASLLDKSERSIQRLIKLRSSVTHSYQMYNIPTAWMLDSGIMSEIKQASMTLVKTYMKRVTMELESIRNSDRESIQDSLLLQGMHFAYRAHQFTGGLDSETMCAFEEIRQRVPGHLAGSRELLAGIP, from the exons ATGAAGCAAAAAACGCCTTCTTCACCAACCACTGCAAGAAATGCGTCGAAGATGCAAGGTGACAAGTCCCTGCAGagtcctccaccaccaccaccaccacgccTCAGAGCTTCTTCTAAGGCTCCGAAGTCACCGCCAGAGATTGTAAATAGGGAATCCATTTCATCAACCAGAGCTAAATCAGTGCCTCCAGACTTGAAGAACGTTTCAAGGGCCAAAAGGGGTGTTGTGGTGAACAAGCCTAAGTTGAATGAAGAggctaaggttgttgttgttgctaggCCACGGCGGAGGGTTGGGGATTTTGATCTGCAAAAGAATGAAGACGATGATCCTgatgggaagaagaagaaggagttgcAGGAGAAGCTAGAGGTGAGTGAGAATTTGATCAAGAGTTTGCAATCTGAGGTGCTTGCATTGAGGGAGGAATTGGATAGAGTTAAGAGCTTGAATGTGGAGCTTGAGTCTCGGAACACAAAGCTCACTCAGAATCTTGCTGCTGCTGAAGCTAAGATATCAACTGTTGACATTGGCAACAATGGAAAG AAGGGGCCAATTGGAGAACACCAGAGTCCCAAATTTAAAGATATACAGAAACTCATTGCTGAAAAATTGGAACGGTCTAGAGTGAAAAAGGAAGGTACTCCTGAAATAATTTTTGCTAAAGCATCAATCTCAGCTCCAACACCAAGTTATGCCATTCCTGAAACTACAAGTATAGGAAGAAAATCTCCACCCAATACATGCCTGCAGCCACCGCCACCAGTTACTAGTGTAGGAAGAAAATCTCCATCCAACACATGCCTGCAGCCACCTCCACCACCGCCAATTCCGACTCGGCCTTTGGCAAGATTAGCCAATTCCCAAAAGTCCCCTGCAATTGTTGAACTATTTCACTCCTTAAAGAATAAGGATTGGAAGATAGACTCAAAAGGATCAGTGAATCATCAGAGACCAGTAGTTATTAGTGCACACAGTAGCATTGTTGGAGAAATTCAGAACCGTTCAGCTCATCTTTTAGCA ATAAGGGCAGACATTGAAACAAAAGGAGAATTCATTAATGACCTTATAAGAAAAGTAGTAGATGCAGCCTTCACGGATATTGAAGAGGTCCTAAAGTTTGTTGATTGGCTTGATGTCAAATTATCATCATTG GCTGATGAGCGTGCCGTCTTGAAGCCTTTTAAGTGGCCTGAGAAGAAAGCTGATGCAATGAGAGAGGCTGCAGTTGAGTATCATGAGCTTAAAATGCTAGAACAAGAGATTTCCTCCTACAAGGATGACCCTGACATTCCATGTGGAGCTGCCTTAAAAAAGATGGCCAGCCTATTAGACAA GTCTGAGCGGAGCATACAAAGGCTAATCAAGCTACGAAGTTCAGTCACACATTCATATCAAATGTACAACATTCCAACTGCATGGATGCTTGATTCTGGAATAATGAGCGAG ATAAAGCAGGCTTCCATGACTCTGGTCAAGACATACATGAAAAGAGTGACAATGGAGCTTGAATCCATTCGGAATTCAGACAGAGAATCCATTCAAGATTCTCTTCTGCTTCAGGGCATGCATTTTGCATATAGGGCTcatcag TTTACTGGAGGTTTGGACTCAGAAACAATGTGTGCTTTTGAAGAGATAAGACAACGTGTACCAGGACACCTAGCAGGGTCTCGAGAACTTTTGGCCGGCATACCATAA
- the LOC100820135 gene encoding protein CHUP1, chloroplastic isoform X2, with translation MKQKTPSSPTTARNASKMQGDKSLQSPPPPPPPRLRASSKAPKSPPEIVNRESISSTRAKSVPPDLKNVSRAKRGVVVNKPKLNEEAKVVVVARPRRRVGDFDLQKNEDDDPDGKKKKELQEKLEVSENLIKSLQSEVLALREELDRVKSLNVELESRNTKLTQNLAAAEAKISTVDIGNNGKGPIGEHQSPKFKDIQKLIAEKLERSRVKKEGTPEIIFAKASISAPTPSYAIPETTSIGRKSPPNTCLQPPPPVTSVGRKSPSNTCLQPPPPPPIPTRPLARLANSQKSPAIVELFHSLKNKDWKIDSKGSVNHQRPVVISAHSSIVGEIQNRSAHLLAIRADIETKGEFINDLIRKVVDAAFTDIEEVLKFVDWLDVKLSSLADERAVLKPFKWPEKKADAMREAAVEYHELKMLEQEISSYKDDPDIPCGAALKKMASLLDKSERSIQRLIKLRSSVTHSYQMYNIPTAWMLDSGIMSEIKQASMTLVKTYMKRVTMELESIRNSDRESIQDSLLLQGMHFAYRAHQFTGGLDSETMCAFEEIRQRVPGHLAGSRELLAGIP, from the exons ATGAAGCAAAAAACGCCTTCTTCACCAACCACTGCAAGAAATGCGTCGAAGATGCAAGGTGACAAGTCCCTGCAGagtcctccaccaccaccaccaccacgccTCAGAGCTTCTTCTAAGGCTCCGAAGTCACCGCCAGAGATTGTAAATAGGGAATCCATTTCATCAACCAGAGCTAAATCAGTGCCTCCAGACTTGAAGAACGTTTCAAGGGCCAAAAGGGGTGTTGTGGTGAACAAGCCTAAGTTGAATGAAGAggctaaggttgttgttgttgctaggCCACGGCGGAGGGTTGGGGATTTTGATCTGCAAAAGAATGAAGACGATGATCCTgatgggaagaagaagaaggagttgcAGGAGAAGCTAGAGGTGAGTGAGAATTTGATCAAGAGTTTGCAATCTGAGGTGCTTGCATTGAGGGAGGAATTGGATAGAGTTAAGAGCTTGAATGTGGAGCTTGAGTCTCGGAACACAAAGCTCACTCAGAATCTTGCTGCTGCTGAAGCTAAGATATCAACTGTTGACATTGGCAACAATGGAAAG GGGCCAATTGGAGAACACCAGAGTCCCAAATTTAAAGATATACAGAAACTCATTGCTGAAAAATTGGAACGGTCTAGAGTGAAAAAGGAAGGTACTCCTGAAATAATTTTTGCTAAAGCATCAATCTCAGCTCCAACACCAAGTTATGCCATTCCTGAAACTACAAGTATAGGAAGAAAATCTCCACCCAATACATGCCTGCAGCCACCGCCACCAGTTACTAGTGTAGGAAGAAAATCTCCATCCAACACATGCCTGCAGCCACCTCCACCACCGCCAATTCCGACTCGGCCTTTGGCAAGATTAGCCAATTCCCAAAAGTCCCCTGCAATTGTTGAACTATTTCACTCCTTAAAGAATAAGGATTGGAAGATAGACTCAAAAGGATCAGTGAATCATCAGAGACCAGTAGTTATTAGTGCACACAGTAGCATTGTTGGAGAAATTCAGAACCGTTCAGCTCATCTTTTAGCA ATAAGGGCAGACATTGAAACAAAAGGAGAATTCATTAATGACCTTATAAGAAAAGTAGTAGATGCAGCCTTCACGGATATTGAAGAGGTCCTAAAGTTTGTTGATTGGCTTGATGTCAAATTATCATCATTG GCTGATGAGCGTGCCGTCTTGAAGCCTTTTAAGTGGCCTGAGAAGAAAGCTGATGCAATGAGAGAGGCTGCAGTTGAGTATCATGAGCTTAAAATGCTAGAACAAGAGATTTCCTCCTACAAGGATGACCCTGACATTCCATGTGGAGCTGCCTTAAAAAAGATGGCCAGCCTATTAGACAA GTCTGAGCGGAGCATACAAAGGCTAATCAAGCTACGAAGTTCAGTCACACATTCATATCAAATGTACAACATTCCAACTGCATGGATGCTTGATTCTGGAATAATGAGCGAG ATAAAGCAGGCTTCCATGACTCTGGTCAAGACATACATGAAAAGAGTGACAATGGAGCTTGAATCCATTCGGAATTCAGACAGAGAATCCATTCAAGATTCTCTTCTGCTTCAGGGCATGCATTTTGCATATAGGGCTcatcag TTTACTGGAGGTTTGGACTCAGAAACAATGTGTGCTTTTGAAGAGATAAGACAACGTGTACCAGGACACCTAGCAGGGTCTCGAGAACTTTTGGCCGGCATACCATAA